From the Deinococcus roseus genome, one window contains:
- a CDS encoding helix-turn-helix domain-containing protein, whose translation MLNSDEVLLTTEEALEYLGISRHQLARARQSGKLPSTFIGFVIRQRDADEFKAQYLGPRSRKVRATPLKKGTPE comes from the coding sequence ATGCTGAATTCAGACGAAGTGCTGCTCACCACCGAGGAAGCCCTGGAGTACCTGGGGATCAGCAGGCACCAACTCGCACGGGCCAGACAGTCGGGCAAGCTGCCGTCAACGTTCATTGGCTTTGTGATCAGGCAGCGGGACGCCGATGAATTCAAAGCCCAGTACCTGGGGCCTCGCAGCCGCAAGGTCCGGGCCACCCCCCTGAAGAAAGGAACACCAGAGTGA
- a CDS encoding tyrosine-type recombinase/integrase — MSKRANGEGTIYKQPNGSWRGAVTLGHDEHGKQIRRSYTGKTQAEVKAKLQAALREHHEGTLVQRTPTTVAEFMQEWLRHKERTVRQKTHLEYRQVVKLHITSHIGGVKLMKVTPLTIEQLLSHLSENGASPQLLKRVYELLRQAFYQAVSWGLLGSNPTQKVKPPRVEARTLTVWSGNDARTFLEAIRTHRLYPLFYLALTTGMRRGELLGLHWEDVDLEGQELLVRYSLVQCGHEVHLNAPKTRTSFRRITLSPDTVEVLREHRKNQAADQKLVFPSTHGTYMLPSNVVKIFGKLIQQAGVPRIRLHDLRHTSASLLIASKVPVKVVSERLGHTDASLTLKVYTHVYEEQRREAALPMTALLGSGQLN; from the coding sequence ATGAGCAAACGCGCAAATGGAGAAGGCACGATCTACAAGCAACCCAATGGAAGTTGGAGGGGAGCCGTGACCCTGGGTCATGACGAGCACGGCAAGCAGATTCGCCGTTCCTACACGGGCAAGACCCAGGCTGAGGTGAAAGCCAAGCTGCAAGCTGCCCTGCGGGAACACCACGAAGGGACACTGGTCCAGCGCACCCCCACCACCGTTGCGGAGTTCATGCAGGAATGGCTCAGGCACAAGGAACGGACCGTGAGGCAGAAGACCCATCTGGAGTACCGTCAGGTGGTCAAGCTGCACATCACCTCCCACATCGGAGGGGTCAAGCTGATGAAGGTCACACCCCTCACCATTGAGCAGTTGCTCTCCCATCTCTCTGAGAACGGGGCATCCCCGCAACTCCTCAAGCGGGTGTATGAACTGCTCAGGCAAGCCTTCTACCAGGCCGTCAGCTGGGGGCTGCTGGGGAGTAACCCGACCCAGAAGGTGAAGCCCCCACGGGTGGAGGCCCGGACGCTCACCGTATGGTCGGGAAACGATGCGCGGACCTTCCTGGAGGCCATTCGGACCCATCGGCTGTACCCCCTGTTCTATTTGGCTTTGACCACCGGAATGCGTCGGGGTGAACTGCTGGGGCTGCACTGGGAGGATGTGGACCTGGAGGGTCAGGAACTGCTGGTGCGCTACAGTCTGGTGCAGTGTGGGCACGAGGTCCACCTGAATGCCCCAAAGACCCGAACCAGTTTCAGGCGCATCACTCTGTCGCCGGATACAGTTGAAGTCTTGCGGGAGCACAGGAAGAATCAGGCCGCTGACCAGAAGCTGGTGTTCCCGTCCACCCATGGAACCTACATGCTGCCCTCCAACGTGGTGAAGATCTTCGGGAAGCTGATCCAGCAGGCAGGGGTGCCCAGAATCCGGCTGCATGACCTGAGGCACACCTCGGCCAGCCTGCTGATTGCCAGCAAGGTTCCGGTGAAGGTGGTGAGTGAACGGCTGGGGCACACGGATGCCAGCCTGACGCTGAAGGTGTACACCCATGTGTACGAGGAGCAACGCAGGGAAGCCGCCCTGCCGATGACCGCTCTGCTGGGCTCAGGCCAGCTGAACTGA